From Carya illinoinensis cultivar Pawnee chromosome 5, C.illinoinensisPawnee_v1, whole genome shotgun sequence, one genomic window encodes:
- the LOC122310487 gene encoding 14-3-3 protein 2-like: protein MATPPSREQIVYLAKLAEQAERYDEMVDFMKSLVSLSGSDELTPEERNLFSVAYKNAAGSRRASWRIVSSIEQKEESRGNSDHVSAIRDYRAKIESELSSICGGILNLLDSNLVPSASTGESKVFYLKMRGDYQRYLAEFKTGNDRKEAAESTLTAYKAAQDIANSELAPTHPIRLGLALNFSVFYYEILNSPDRACGLAKQAFDEAIAELDTLGEDSYKDSTLIMQLLRDNLTLWTSDMQDDGTEEIKESPSEQEK from the exons ATGGCGACTCCCCCATCCCGCGAGCAAATTGTGTACCTGGCGAAACTCGCCGAGCAGGCCGAGCGCTACGACGAAATGGTGGACTTCATGAAGAGTCTCGTTTCTCTCTCGGGTTCCGATGAACTCACCCCGGAGGAGCGCAACCTCTTCTCCGTAGCCTATAAGAACGCTGCCGGCTCCCGCCGCGCCTCCTGGCGGATCGTCTCCTCCATCGAACAGAAGGAGGAGAGCCGCGGCAACTCCGACCACGTTTCCGCTATTCGCGACTACCGTGCCAAGATCGAGTCCGAGCTCTCCTCCATCTGCGGTGGCATTCTCAACCTGCTCGACTCCAACCTCGTTCCCTCTGCATCCACTGGCGAATCCAAGGTCTTTTATCTGAAGATGAGGGGCGATTACCAGAGGTACTTGGCCGAGTTCAAGACCGGCAACGACCGCAAAGAGGCCGCCGAGAGTACTCTCACCGCCTACAAAGCTGCTCAG GATATTGCAAATTCCGAGCTGGCTCCAACTCATCCCATCCGGCTAGGACTGGCTCTGAACTTCTCCGTGTTTTATTATGAGATTTTGAACTCTCCTGACCGGGCTTGCGGCCTTGCAAAACAG GCTTTTGACGAAGCCATCGCTGAGCTGGATACGCTGGGAGAGGATTCGTACAAGGATAGCACTTTGATAATGCAGCTTCTTCGTGATAATCTCACTTTGTGGACTTCAGATATGCAG GATGACGGTACGGAGGAGATCAAAGAATCCCCAAGTGAGCAGGAGAAGTGA